Proteins found in one Armatimonadota bacterium genomic segment:
- a CDS encoding NAD-dependent epimerase/dehydratase family protein has translation MGSERAYLVTGAAGFIGSHLVEALLSAGRQVIGIDSFDPHYDPKLKRGNIASLLAHEGFTLVEGDVRDPLLVRTCLNKQKIGVVVHLAARHGGQTFLEDPGACVGDNVAGTVNLLHECVGRGIERFILGSCSSVYGAANSAPFSEEQSISTPTSPYAASKIASEAFCYTYHHLYGLPVVCLRLFSVYGPRQRPDLLISKFVHLMLQDKPLPVYGDGEVSRGFTYVDDVVRGIIAASEHPKLGAPSSFEVINLGSDAPYTVMNIVRALELLLGIQARIDWRPPTREDLPKAWANVTKARKLLNWTPGTSLASGLRAFVRWCREQNCTRASA, from the coding sequence ATGGGCAGCGAGCGTGCATACCTGGTAACTGGTGCGGCCGGGTTCATCGGTTCGCATCTCGTCGAAGCATTGCTCTCCGCGGGACGCCAAGTGATTGGGATCGACAGCTTCGACCCGCATTACGACCCCAAGCTGAAGCGCGGCAATATCGCCTCACTGCTGGCACATGAAGGCTTCACCCTCGTCGAGGGCGATGTACGCGATCCCTTGCTGGTGCGGACCTGCCTCAATAAGCAAAAGATCGGTGTCGTCGTGCATTTGGCCGCGAGGCACGGCGGGCAGACGTTCTTGGAAGACCCAGGTGCGTGCGTTGGGGACAACGTCGCCGGCACAGTGAATCTGCTCCATGAGTGCGTCGGCAGGGGCATCGAACGGTTCATTCTCGGGTCGTGCTCGTCCGTATATGGAGCAGCAAATTCAGCGCCATTCTCGGAAGAGCAGTCAATCTCGACGCCGACCTCGCCCTATGCGGCCTCAAAGATCGCAAGTGAAGCTTTCTGCTACACGTACCATCACCTGTATGGCCTGCCCGTGGTGTGCCTGCGTTTGTTCAGTGTCTATGGTCCCCGCCAAAGACCCGACCTGCTCATCAGCAAGTTTGTCCATCTCATGCTGCAGGACAAGCCCCTTCCTGTCTACGGGGACGGTGAGGTAAGCCGCGGTTTTACCTACGTCGATGACGTTGTTCGAGGGATAATAGCGGCCAGTGAGCACCCGAAACTTGGGGCACCCAGTTCATTCGAGGTCATCAATCTCGGCAGCGACGCTCCCTACACAGTCATGAATATCGTACGCGCCCTGGAGCTGCTACTGGGCATACAGGCAAGAATCGACTGGCGGCCGCCGACCCGCGAGGATCTGCCGAAGGCGTGGGCCAACGTCACGAAGGCCCGCAAGTTGCTGAACTGGACGCCGGGGACCAGTCTCGCCTCAGGCTTGCGCGCTTTCGTCCGCTGGTGCAGAGAGCAAAACTGTACCCGTGCCTCCGCCTGA
- a CDS encoding tetratricopeptide repeat protein, which translates to MLDGPEITFLFTDIEGSSSMWEHHPAEMPAAIALHDAIIRRAVAHCGGEIFSASGDGFCAAFAGAGDAVRCAVMAQLEIRRARWPTGIGGLAVRIALHTGEAWCQNGGYLGPPLNRCSRILATAHGGQILVSERTACAVNGALPPDVALKDLGECQLRDLIHPEHPYQVLHPDLPADFGPLRGLDAFPNNLPIQPTSFVGRVQELREISGLLRNNRLLTLTGAGGVGKSRLAAQVGADLLHEFPDGVWLAELAPLTDAAEIPEALQFLLSLHDAPGGPTLRAIVQHLRPRRTLLILDNCEHIIEGVASLVVELLRSCPNLVLLATSREPLDVPGEIVWRVSPLRVPHLPWDEIDEHGALEAMASCEATQLLAERLWAQTSAAGVHATDAVAVVHICQRLDGIPLALELVAPWARTIPLCEIAERLDNQLSFLNRGPRTADARQKTLRGAMDWSYDLLSEQERALLRRLSVFSGGWTLEAAEFVTSDPDVIRGLIKRDEVLGLLGELVSRSLVEVDPCRDNMRYGLLEPVRQYAAERLEEAGEADDLRRRHRDYYLALAETTGCMPLETTADRPPEVDIGEAVVKLQPETANLRSALEWSLSVGDYDGAARTGTAGYWQWYGWYPYGLVGGWASRILVGLKERSLFLKTRMLLASAHLAVMRGDRSNAEKRAYQALETADMIGDRLGKGYALLALGVQAWRGGNYVEAEELLRHSLEHGTSLGDYFCTIYSLNTLGNVYVYQGRYSEGEARHREALRYAQQHHDPRCIAWAYLDLGLIARCTGDYGRADELYKQGMDIAKPKERMVIAYAHNMMADLARLRGDPTGAMDHVAQALRIFRHLEDAPEIATALETAAKTCTSLGEPAKAARLCGAAAALRESCGAPIPPILRAEWDECIAAVRGTMGDDAFTREWEQGNTMDTRAAIAYALGIASRLR; encoded by the coding sequence ATGCTGGATGGGCCCGAGATCACCTTCCTTTTCACCGACATCGAGGGCAGCTCGAGTATGTGGGAGCACCACCCGGCAGAAATGCCCGCGGCGATTGCGCTGCATGACGCGATCATACGCCGCGCAGTGGCGCACTGCGGAGGTGAGATCTTCAGCGCCAGCGGGGACGGTTTCTGCGCCGCTTTCGCCGGCGCGGGAGATGCGGTCCGCTGCGCTGTTATGGCACAGCTCGAGATAAGGCGTGCTCGCTGGCCGACTGGGATCGGCGGGCTAGCGGTTCGCATAGCGCTTCACACGGGTGAGGCCTGGTGTCAGAACGGTGGCTATCTAGGGCCGCCCCTCAATAGATGCTCGCGCATTCTCGCCACAGCCCACGGGGGGCAGATACTTGTCTCCGAGCGCACGGCCTGCGCAGTGAACGGCGCCCTTCCCCCAGACGTGGCGTTGAAGGACCTGGGCGAATGCCAATTGCGCGATCTTATCCATCCCGAGCACCCGTACCAGGTTCTGCACCCTGACTTGCCCGCCGACTTCGGGCCTCTGCGAGGCCTGGATGCTTTCCCAAATAACCTCCCGATCCAGCCGACCAGTTTCGTCGGGAGAGTCCAGGAACTGCGAGAGATCAGCGGCCTGCTGAGAAACAATCGCTTGCTCACGCTCACAGGTGCCGGCGGTGTGGGCAAGAGTCGGCTCGCGGCGCAGGTGGGAGCTGACCTATTGCACGAGTTCCCGGATGGCGTCTGGCTAGCGGAACTCGCGCCTCTTACAGACGCGGCTGAAATACCCGAGGCGCTGCAGTTTCTGCTGAGTCTGCATGATGCCCCGGGTGGCCCGACCCTCAGGGCTATAGTACAACACCTGCGCCCTCGCAGAACGCTCCTCATTCTTGACAATTGTGAGCACATCATCGAAGGGGTCGCTTCCCTGGTGGTTGAGCTGCTCCGTTCGTGCCCCAACCTGGTACTGTTGGCCACTAGCCGTGAACCCCTTGACGTGCCGGGCGAAATTGTGTGGCGGGTGTCTCCCCTGCGTGTGCCCCACCTGCCCTGGGATGAGATCGACGAGCACGGGGCATTGGAGGCGATGGCGAGTTGCGAGGCGACCCAGTTGCTTGCCGAGCGCCTGTGGGCGCAGACGTCGGCGGCCGGGGTGCACGCAACGGATGCCGTGGCGGTCGTCCACATCTGCCAGCGCCTTGACGGCATCCCGCTCGCGCTCGAACTGGTAGCCCCCTGGGCGCGCACGATTCCCCTGTGTGAGATTGCTGAGAGGCTGGACAATCAGCTCAGTTTCCTCAACCGCGGCCCGCGCACGGCAGACGCCCGCCAGAAGACGCTGCGCGGGGCGATGGACTGGAGCTACGACCTGCTGTCCGAGCAGGAAAGGGCCCTGCTGCGTCGATTGTCAGTGTTCTCGGGTGGCTGGACGCTGGAGGCCGCTGAATTCGTGACCAGCGATCCCGACGTTATCCGCGGGCTGATCAAACGGGATGAGGTACTGGGCCTGTTGGGTGAGCTGGTAAGCAGGTCCCTGGTCGAGGTAGACCCGTGCAGAGACAACATGCGCTACGGTCTGCTGGAGCCGGTGAGGCAGTATGCAGCCGAAAGGCTGGAGGAGGCAGGCGAGGCAGATGACCTTCGCCGCCGGCACCGGGACTACTATCTTGCGCTGGCGGAGACGACCGGTTGCATGCCACTCGAGACCACTGCCGATCGTCCGCCAGAAGTCGACATCGGGGAGGCCGTGGTGAAGCTGCAGCCCGAGACGGCCAATCTTCGCAGCGCTCTGGAATGGAGCCTGTCCGTCGGGGACTATGACGGCGCTGCGCGGACTGGCACAGCGGGTTACTGGCAGTGGTACGGATGGTATCCCTACGGCCTCGTCGGCGGATGGGCGAGCCGGATTCTGGTTGGCCTGAAAGAGCGATCGCTGTTTCTCAAGACTCGGATGCTCCTGGCATCCGCGCATCTTGCCGTAATGCGTGGAGATCGCTCGAATGCGGAAAAGCGCGCCTACCAGGCACTGGAGACTGCAGACATGATCGGGGACCGACTTGGCAAGGGCTACGCACTCCTTGCGCTTGGTGTTCAGGCTTGGCGGGGAGGCAACTACGTCGAGGCCGAGGAGCTCCTCCGCCATAGTCTCGAACACGGGACATCCCTCGGTGATTACTTCTGCACCATCTACTCGCTCAACACTCTGGGTAACGTGTACGTCTACCAGGGCCGCTACTCGGAAGGGGAAGCTCGACACAGGGAAGCGCTGCGCTACGCCCAGCAGCACCACGACCCACGCTGCATCGCCTGGGCCTATCTCGATCTAGGCCTCATCGCACGGTGCACGGGTGACTATGGGCGTGCAGACGAGTTGTATAAGCAGGGCATGGACATCGCCAAGCCGAAGGAACGCATGGTGATCGCCTACGCCCACAATATGATGGCTGACCTTGCCCGGCTGCGCGGCGATCCGACTGGCGCGATGGACCACGTTGCCCAGGCGCTGAGGATCTTCCGGCATCTGGAGGACGCCCCTGAAATAGCCACGGCTCTCGAGACGGCGGCCAAGACCTGCACATCTCTCGGGGAGCCAGCGAAAGCGGCGCGCCTGTGTGGGGCCGCCGCTGCTTTACGGGAATCATGCGGTGCGCCAATCCCCCCGATACTCCGCGCCGAATGGGACGAGTGCATCGCCGCGGTGCGTGGCACGATGGGTGACGATGCTTTCACGCGGGAGTGGGAACAGGGGAACACGATGGACACCCGGGCCGCCATCGCGTATGCACTCGGCATCGCATCCAGGTTGCGCTGA